In the genome of Ensifer adhaerens, one region contains:
- a CDS encoding heme oxygenase, producing MTEPILSAGSPRNELLTALRLHTVDLHRRLDERISETSILTSEGYLRFLTMHARVLPAVETWLSSRADFVEMPESQERLRTSALNSDFEALGIALPPSRNMSFLNETASVAGICYVLEGSRLGGAYLVRQISRSGSDQPSNFLNHGREKSLWSSFLAWLAARELSPAGIGRATEAAESMFGAYLSALE from the coding sequence ATGACAGAACCAATTCTGTCGGCGGGTTCGCCGCGCAATGAACTGCTGACGGCGCTGCGTTTGCATACAGTCGATCTTCATCGGAGGCTGGACGAAAGAATTTCCGAGACGTCGATTCTGACTTCGGAGGGCTATCTCCGGTTTCTGACCATGCATGCGCGCGTTTTGCCCGCTGTGGAGACCTGGCTCAGCAGTCGCGCAGACTTCGTGGAGATGCCGGAATCGCAGGAGCGGTTGCGGACCTCCGCCCTGAATTCCGACTTTGAAGCGCTGGGAATCGCGCTGCCCCCATCAAGAAACATGTCATTTTTAAATGAAACTGCATCCGTTGCGGGTATTTGTTACGTTCTAGAGGGATCGAGACTCGGTGGCGCCTATCTGGTCAGACAGATATCCAGAAGTGGGAGCGACCAGCCCTCCAATTTCCTGAATCATGGTCGGGAAAAATCGTTGTGGTCGTCTTTCCTGGCATGGCTTGCTGCTCGCGAATTGTCACCGGCAGGGATTGGCAGGGCGACTGAAGCGGCCGAAAGCATGTTCGGCGCCTATCTGTCGGCGCTGGAGTAG
- a CDS encoding Opacity protein: MKKLMWSAIASVIMGASAQAADLSPPDVVQAPPAEVQIASVSGWYLRGDAAYSIMKIRGADYSITNSQTGYVGGNTFARTKVDDSATFGVGAGYQFNNYLRSDVTLDYTLRTTFNGSTDGFCGNGNPCSSRDISHVSIFSLLANAYVDLGTYGSVTPYVGAGIGASHVDWDVLSNSDDDGTFIHGGTSSWRFTYALMAGASVDLTCNLKADVGYRYRHINGGSMFNSISFNSGVQVGPGRDKGFDIHEVRGGLRYQFGNGGCGEVAAVPPAPMPVYK, from the coding sequence ATGAAAAAGCTGATGTGGAGTGCCATTGCCTCGGTGATCATGGGAGCAAGTGCCCAGGCTGCCGACCTTTCCCCACCCGACGTTGTCCAGGCTCCGCCTGCCGAAGTGCAAATCGCTTCGGTCAGCGGTTGGTATCTGCGCGGCGACGCCGCTTACAGCATCATGAAGATCCGTGGTGCTGACTACAGCATCACCAACTCCCAGACTGGCTATGTCGGAGGCAACACCTTTGCCCGTACCAAGGTGGACGATAGCGCGACCTTCGGGGTGGGTGCCGGCTACCAGTTCAACAACTATCTGCGCAGCGACGTGACGCTGGACTATACGCTCCGCACGACCTTCAACGGTTCGACGGACGGCTTCTGCGGCAACGGCAATCCGTGCAGCTCGCGCGACATTTCGCATGTCTCGATCTTCAGCCTGTTGGCCAACGCCTATGTCGATCTCGGCACCTATGGCAGCGTAACGCCGTATGTCGGCGCAGGTATCGGTGCCTCGCATGTCGATTGGGACGTATTGTCCAACTCCGACGATGACGGCACATTCATCCATGGCGGCACGTCCAGCTGGCGCTTCACCTATGCCCTCATGGCCGGTGCATCCGTCGATCTGACATGCAACCTCAAGGCCGATGTCGGCTATCGCTATCGCCATATCAACGGTGGCTCGATGTTCAACAGCATCAGCTTCAACTCCGGCGTCCAGGTTGGCCCGGGCCGCGACAAGGGCTTCGACATCCATGAAGTCCGCGGCGGTTTGCGCTACCAGTTCGGCAATGGCGGCTGTGGCGAAGTGGCGGCCGTTCCGCCGGCTCCGATGCCGGTCTACAAGTAA
- a CDS encoding feruloyl esterase: MKRLKLGLLASACLFSLNIAAGAHAAQRLACDTLTAEELGLKDVKILSAKSTPIGKDSPIAHCLVEGVTAERTGADGKPYAVHFEFRLPDAWNGRFVHQFNGGNDGVVVPAFGLPVAGSTQKSPLAEGFAVLSSDAGHDGKANPQSGLAGSNMFGLDPEARDFYGYRAVEVLTPMAKAFIKAYYGEGPQYSYGVGCSNGGRHGFVTASRLGKDYDGILAGAPGFDLPKAALQHALDIQQLHAVNGDVRKALTVADQQVVAQRILAACDKLDGLEDGIVSDTAACQKVFKPQDMICQPGQNSSCLTAEKVKALETMFAGPKNSKGEQLYSDWSWDPGIGGGNWRFWKVESPIPPWDHMPVIAVMGAGSLAQIFTTPPTKVGGDPSSLEKFLLSFDFDKDAPKIFATDGTYRDSAMAFMTPPDVADPRLADFEAAGHKMIVFHGVGDPVFSFNDTRNWYERLSANYQGSADKFVELYPVPGMTHCQGGPATDQFDLFDKLVGWVEKGEKPAAVTASLNPQNKDVPAAWPQSRTRKLCPYPQVARYTGGNPEDAASFACQ; this comes from the coding sequence ATGAAACGTTTGAAATTGGGACTGCTGGCGTCTGCCTGCCTGTTTTCTCTGAATATCGCAGCAGGTGCTCACGCGGCTCAAAGGCTCGCGTGCGATACCTTGACGGCCGAAGAGCTCGGCCTGAAGGATGTGAAAATCCTGTCGGCCAAGTCGACGCCCATTGGCAAGGACAGTCCGATTGCGCACTGCCTCGTCGAAGGTGTGACTGCGGAAAGGACGGGAGCCGACGGCAAGCCTTACGCCGTTCACTTCGAATTCCGCCTGCCGGATGCCTGGAACGGCCGGTTTGTTCATCAGTTCAACGGTGGCAATGACGGCGTCGTCGTGCCGGCGTTCGGTCTGCCTGTCGCGGGAAGCACGCAGAAAAGTCCGCTTGCAGAGGGCTTTGCCGTCCTTTCTTCCGATGCCGGGCATGATGGAAAAGCCAATCCCCAATCGGGACTTGCCGGCAGCAATATGTTTGGCCTCGATCCAGAGGCGCGCGACTTTTACGGTTACAGGGCCGTCGAGGTCCTTACGCCCATGGCCAAGGCTTTCATCAAGGCCTATTACGGCGAAGGCCCCCAATACTCCTATGGTGTCGGCTGCTCGAATGGTGGCCGCCACGGGTTCGTGACTGCCTCGCGCCTCGGCAAGGACTATGACGGCATCCTGGCCGGCGCGCCCGGTTTTGATCTGCCGAAGGCGGCGCTGCAGCATGCTCTCGATATCCAGCAGTTGCATGCGGTGAATGGCGATGTTCGCAAGGCGCTGACGGTGGCAGACCAGCAGGTCGTTGCCCAACGCATTCTTGCTGCGTGTGACAAGCTTGACGGACTGGAAGACGGAATCGTTTCTGATACGGCTGCTTGCCAGAAGGTTTTCAAACCGCAGGACATGATCTGTCAGCCTGGCCAGAACTCTTCCTGCCTCACGGCGGAGAAAGTGAAGGCCCTGGAGACCATGTTCGCCGGTCCGAAGAATTCCAAGGGTGAACAACTTTACAGCGACTGGTCCTGGGATCCGGGCATTGGGGGCGGAAACTGGCGTTTCTGGAAGGTCGAGAGCCCGATCCCTCCGTGGGATCACATGCCGGTGATTGCAGTCATGGGGGCGGGGTCTCTGGCCCAGATTTTCACGACGCCGCCAACCAAGGTCGGCGGTGATCCTTCGTCGCTCGAAAAGTTTCTCCTGTCCTTCGACTTCGACAAGGATGCTCCCAAGATCTTTGCGACAGATGGTACATATCGCGATTCGGCCATGGCTTTCATGACGCCGCCTGATGTTGCCGATCCAAGGCTCGCGGATTTCGAGGCCGCCGGCCACAAGATGATTGTCTTTCATGGTGTGGGGGATCCGGTGTTTTCCTTCAACGACACGCGCAACTGGTACGAGCGCCTGTCTGCCAATTATCAGGGCAGTGCAGACAAGTTCGTGGAGCTCTATCCGGTGCCGGGCATGACCCATTGCCAGGGTGGACCCGCGACCGACCAGTTCGATCTGTTCGACAAGCTCGTCGGGTGGGTTGAAAAGGGGGAGAAACCGGCAGCCGTCACGGCGTCACTCAATCCTCAGAACAAGGACGTGCCGGCCGCATGGCCGCAGTCCCGGACGCGGAAGCTTTGCCCCTATCCGCAGGTCGCGCGCTACACGGGGGGCAACCCCGAAGACGCCGCCAGTTTTGCCTGCCAATAG
- a CDS encoding phosphoserine aminotransferase apoenzyme, with protein sequence MAETAAKPGVRPQNTHFSSGPCSKRPGWSLDALSDAPVGRSHRAKVGKAKLKEAIDLTREILEVPADYRIGIVPASDTGAVEMALWSLLGERPVDMVAWESFGAGWVTDVVKQLKLKDARKLEAAYGELPNLAEINFDHDVVFTWNGTTSGVRVPNADFIPADRKGLTICDATSAAFAQNLDFAKLDVVTFSWQKVLGGEGGHGVLILSPRAVERLETYSPAWPLPKIFRMTKGGKIIEGIFTGETINTPSMLCVEDYIDALKWAKSLGGLKALMARADANAKVIADFVAANAWIANLAKDPATASNTSVCLTIADKDVLALDADAQAAFAKGMVSLLDKEGVAYDIGAYRDAPSGLRIWAGATIETADMLALMPWLTWAFETQKATLAKAAA encoded by the coding sequence ATGGCTGAGACCGCCGCAAAGCCGGGCGTGCGCCCGCAAAACACTCATTTCTCTTCTGGCCCCTGCTCGAAGCGCCCCGGTTGGTCGCTCGATGCTCTTTCCGATGCTCCCGTCGGCCGTTCGCACCGCGCGAAGGTTGGCAAGGCGAAGCTGAAAGAGGCCATTGACCTTACCCGCGAAATTCTCGAAGTGCCGGCCGATTACCGCATCGGTATCGTGCCCGCTTCCGACACCGGCGCCGTCGAAATGGCGCTCTGGTCGCTGCTCGGCGAGCGTCCGGTCGACATGGTCGCCTGGGAAAGCTTCGGCGCCGGCTGGGTGACCGATGTCGTCAAGCAGCTGAAGCTCAAGGACGCCCGCAAGCTCGAAGCCGCCTATGGCGAGCTGCCGAATCTGGCCGAGATCAATTTCGACCATGACGTGGTCTTCACCTGGAACGGTACCACTTCGGGCGTCCGCGTTCCGAACGCCGACTTCATCCCGGCCGACCGCAAGGGCCTGACGATCTGCGACGCGACATCTGCCGCATTTGCGCAGAACCTCGACTTCGCCAAGCTCGACGTCGTCACCTTCTCCTGGCAGAAGGTTCTTGGCGGCGAGGGCGGTCATGGCGTGCTGATCCTCAGCCCGCGCGCTGTCGAGCGGCTGGAAACCTATTCGCCGGCATGGCCGCTGCCCAAGATCTTCCGCATGACCAAGGGCGGCAAGATCATCGAAGGCATCTTTACGGGCGAAACGATCAATACGCCGTCCATGCTCTGCGTCGAGGATTATATCGATGCGCTGAAGTGGGCGAAGTCGCTCGGCGGCCTCAAGGCGCTGATGGCGCGCGCTGACGCCAACGCCAAGGTCATTGCAGACTTCGTCGCTGCCAATGCCTGGATCGCCAACCTCGCCAAGGACCCGGCAACGGCCTCCAATACGTCCGTCTGCCTGACCATTGCCGACAAGGACGTGCTGGCGCTGGACGCCGATGCACAGGCCGCCTTCGCCAAGGGCATGGTTTCGCTGCTCGACAAGGAAGGCGTTGCCTATGACATTGGCGCCTACCGCGACGCGCCGTCCGGCCTTCGCATCTGGGCTGGTGCGACCATCGAGACCGCCGACATGCTGGCGCTGATGCCGTGGCTGACCTGGGCTTTCGAGACCCAGAAGGCAACGCTCGCCAAGGCAGCAGCCTGA
- a CDS encoding membrane protease FtsH catalytic subunit, whose protein sequence is MNPNLRNFALWAIIALLLIALFTMFQSGPAQTGSPEIPYSKFLSDADASRVREVVITGHRITGSYTENGAKFQTYAPGIDDQLVDRLQAKNTVVTVRPESDGSSGFLSYLGTLLPMILILGVWLFFMRQMQGGSRGAMGFGKSKAKLLTEAHGRVTFDDVAGVDEAKQDLEEIVEFLRDPQKFQRLGGRIPRGVLLVGPPGTGKTLLARSVAGEANVPFFTISGSDFVEMFVGVGASRVRDMFEQAKKNAPCIIFIDEIDAVGRHRGAGLGGGNDEREQTLNQLLVEMDGFEANEGIILIAATNRPDVLDPALLRPGRFDRQVVVPNPDIVGRERILKVHVRNVPLAPNVDLKVLARGTPGFSGADLMNLVNEAALMAARRNKRLVTMQEFEDAKDKIMMGAERRSSAMTEAEKKLTAYHEAGHAIVAMHVPVADPVHKATIIPRGRALGMVMQLPEGDRYSMSYKWMISRLAIMMGGRVAEEITFGKENITSGASSDIEQATKLARAMVTQWGFSDELGQVAYGENQQEVFLGHSVSQSKNVSETTAQKIDSEVRRLIDEAYADAKRILTEYHDGFVACAEGLLEYETLTGDEIKQLLKGEKPSRDLGDDTPPSRGSAVPSAGARPESKPKPDDGLEPQPLQ, encoded by the coding sequence ATGAACCCTAATTTACGTAATTTCGCCCTCTGGGCAATCATAGCGCTTCTGTTGATAGCGCTATTCACCATGTTCCAATCGGGGCCGGCGCAGACCGGTTCGCCTGAAATTCCGTATTCGAAGTTCCTGAGTGACGCCGACGCCTCCCGCGTCCGCGAAGTCGTGATCACCGGTCACCGCATCACCGGTTCCTATACAGAGAACGGGGCGAAGTTCCAGACTTATGCGCCGGGAATCGACGACCAGCTTGTAGACCGCCTGCAGGCGAAGAACACGGTTGTGACGGTCCGCCCGGAAAGCGATGGCTCGTCTGGCTTCCTGTCGTATCTTGGCACGCTGCTTCCGATGATCCTGATCCTCGGCGTCTGGCTGTTCTTCATGCGGCAGATGCAGGGTGGCTCGCGCGGCGCCATGGGCTTCGGCAAGTCGAAGGCCAAGCTGCTGACGGAAGCACATGGTCGCGTGACGTTTGACGACGTTGCCGGTGTTGACGAAGCCAAGCAGGATCTCGAAGAAATCGTGGAATTCCTGCGCGATCCGCAGAAGTTCCAGCGCCTTGGCGGTCGCATTCCGCGCGGCGTTCTGCTCGTTGGCCCTCCGGGCACGGGTAAGACGCTGCTGGCGCGCTCGGTTGCCGGCGAAGCCAATGTGCCGTTCTTCACGATCTCCGGTTCCGACTTCGTGGAAATGTTCGTCGGCGTCGGTGCAAGCCGCGTCCGCGACATGTTCGAACAGGCGAAGAAGAACGCGCCCTGCATCATCTTCATCGACGAAATCGACGCCGTCGGCCGCCATCGCGGCGCCGGCCTTGGCGGTGGTAACGACGAGCGCGAACAGACGCTCAACCAGTTGCTTGTCGAGATGGACGGCTTCGAGGCCAATGAAGGCATCATCCTGATTGCGGCGACGAACCGCCCGGACGTTCTGGACCCGGCGCTGCTGCGTCCCGGCCGTTTCGACCGTCAGGTCGTCGTGCCGAACCCGGATATTGTCGGTCGCGAGCGCATCCTCAAGGTTCACGTCCGCAACGTGCCGCTCGCGCCGAATGTCGATCTCAAGGTTCTGGCGCGCGGTACGCCCGGTTTCTCGGGCGCCGATCTGATGAACCTTGTCAACGAAGCCGCTCTCATGGCCGCCCGGCGCAACAAGCGTCTCGTCACCATGCAGGAATTCGAAGACGCCAAGGACAAGATCATGATGGGCGCGGAACGCCGTTCGTCCGCCATGACCGAGGCCGAAAAGAAGCTGACCGCGTATCACGAAGCCGGCCACGCGATCGTTGCCATGCATGTTCCGGTCGCCGATCCCGTTCACAAGGCGACGATCATTCCGCGTGGTCGTGCGCTCGGCATGGTGATGCAGCTGCCGGAAGGCGACCGCTATTCGATGAGCTACAAGTGGATGATCTCGCGTCTCGCCATCATGATGGGCGGCCGCGTCGCGGAAGAAATCACCTTCGGCAAGGAGAACATCACCTCGGGCGCATCCTCGGATATCGAGCAGGCCACCAAGCTTGCTCGCGCCATGGTCACGCAGTGGGGCTTCTCCGATGAACTCGGTCAGGTCGCCTATGGCGAAAACCAGCAGGAGGTGTTCCTGGGGCATTCCGTTTCGCAGTCGAAGAACGTCTCCGAGACGACGGCCCAGAAGATCGACAGCGAAGTGCGCCGTCTGATCGATGAGGCTTACGCAGACGCCAAGCGGATTCTCACGGAATACCATGACGGGTTCGTGGCTTGCGCCGAAGGGCTGCTTGAATACGAAACGCTGACCGGCGACGAGATCAAGCAGCTGCTGAAGGGCGAGAAGCCCTCGCGCGATCTGGGCGATGACACGCCGCCGAGCCGTGGGTCGGCCGTGCCGTCTGCCGGGGCTCGCCCCGAATCGAAACCGAAGCCCGATGATGGCCTTGAGCCGCAACCCCTTCAATAA
- a CDS encoding phosphoglucosamine mutase yields the protein MTKRYFGTDGIRGQANRSPMTAEIAMKVGMAAGMVFRNGGHRHRVVIGKDTRLSGYMLEYAMVAGFTAAGVDAFILGPIPTPAVAMLTRSLRADVGVMISASHNPYQDNGIKLFGPDGYKLSDDIEKEIEKLLDKDMSPQFAAPDDIGRAKRIDGVHDRYIEHAKRTLPRDVTLKGLRIAIDCANGAAYKVAPAVLWELGAEVVTIGVEPNGTNINLNCGSTHPETLAHKVHEVRADIGIALDGDADRVIIIDEKGKEIDGDQLMALIGETWANDGMLRGGGIVATIMSNLGLERFLAERGLELARTKVGDRYVVEHMRNFGFNVGGEQSGHMVLSDFGTTGDGLVAALQVLACVKRTGKTVSEVCRRFEPVPQLLKNVRYSGGSPLENKVVKDAIAAAESDLKKHGRLVIRPSGTEPLIRVMAEGDDRGQIEKIVNDLTGVIAGVSTVA from the coding sequence ATGACAAAGCGCTATTTCGGCACGGACGGCATCCGCGGACAAGCCAATCGCTCACCCATGACCGCAGAAATTGCGATGAAAGTGGGCATGGCCGCGGGCATGGTCTTCCGCAACGGCGGCCATCGCCATCGTGTCGTCATCGGCAAGGACACGCGTCTTTCGGGCTATATGCTGGAATATGCGATGGTCGCCGGTTTCACGGCGGCGGGCGTCGACGCTTTCATTCTCGGTCCCATCCCGACTCCGGCTGTGGCGATGCTGACGCGGTCCCTGCGCGCCGATGTCGGCGTGATGATCTCCGCTTCGCACAATCCCTACCAGGACAATGGCATCAAGCTGTTCGGTCCGGATGGTTACAAGCTGTCGGATGATATCGAGAAGGAAATCGAGAAGCTTCTCGACAAGGACATGTCGCCGCAATTCGCCGCGCCTGACGATATCGGTAGGGCGAAGCGTATCGATGGCGTGCATGACCGCTATATCGAACATGCCAAGCGCACGCTGCCGCGGGATGTGACGCTGAAGGGGCTGAGGATCGCCATCGATTGCGCCAACGGCGCGGCCTACAAGGTTGCCCCTGCTGTTCTCTGGGAACTCGGCGCAGAGGTTGTCACCATTGGCGTTGAACCCAATGGCACGAATATCAACCTCAATTGCGGTTCCACGCATCCGGAGACGCTTGCGCACAAGGTGCATGAAGTGCGCGCCGATATCGGTATCGCGCTCGACGGTGATGCAGACCGGGTCATCATCATCGATGAGAAGGGCAAGGAAATCGACGGAGACCAGTTGATGGCCCTGATCGGCGAAACCTGGGCCAATGACGGGATGTTGCGGGGAGGCGGGATCGTTGCGACGATCATGTCGAATCTCGGCCTCGAGCGTTTCCTTGCAGAGCGCGGCCTGGAACTCGCGCGCACCAAGGTTGGTGACCGCTACGTGGTAGAGCATATGCGCAATTTCGGTTTCAATGTCGGTGGGGAGCAGTCCGGACATATGGTTCTGTCGGATTTCGGCACCACCGGTGACGGACTCGTGGCGGCGCTGCAGGTGCTTGCCTGCGTGAAACGGACCGGCAAGACGGTCAGCGAGGTTTGCCGCCGTTTCGAACCTGTGCCGCAGCTTCTGAAGAATGTTCGCTATTCCGGCGGTTCTCCGCTGGAGAACAAGGTCGTGAAGGATGCCATTGCGGCTGCGGAGTCCGATCTGAAGAAGCACGGACGTCTGGTCATCCGGCCTTCGGGAACCGAGCCGCTCATCCGCGTGATGGCCGAAGGGGATGACCGCGGTCAGATCGAGAAGATCGTCAACGACCTGACGGGTGTGATCGCCGGCGTTTCGACTGTGGCATAG
- a CDS encoding CheY chemotaxis protein or a CheY-like REC (receiver) domain, with amino-acid sequence MKMLKSSVLIVEDEPLIAWMLEDLVISLGLDVVGPFPSIGQASSTLQEVTPEVALLDVNLLDGEIYPLADQLDGRHVPLIFHTANAKSGGLKMRYQGAQVLAKPSNPQHLARAIGTARGGSDRMFL; translated from the coding sequence ATGAAGATGCTGAAATCCAGCGTGTTGATCGTGGAAGACGAACCGCTGATCGCGTGGATGCTTGAGGATCTCGTGATCTCGTTGGGGCTTGACGTCGTCGGCCCCTTCCCGTCGATCGGCCAGGCCTCCTCCACACTGCAGGAGGTGACCCCGGAAGTCGCCCTTCTGGATGTAAACCTGCTTGACGGTGAGATCTATCCGCTTGCCGATCAGCTCGACGGACGCCACGTGCCTCTTATTTTTCACACAGCCAATGCCAAGAGTGGTGGGCTGAAGATGCGGTACCAGGGCGCGCAGGTCCTCGCGAAGCCGTCCAACCCACAGCATCTGGCGCGGGCGATAGGAACAGCGCGAGGCGGCTCGGATCGGATGTTCCTATAG
- a CDS encoding D-3-phosphoglycerate dehydrogenase — MAPRVLVSDELSETAVQIFRDRGVDVDFMPKLGKDKEKLLELIPQYDGLAIRSATKATEKLIAAATNLKVIGRAGIGVDNVDIPAASKRGIIVMNTPFGNSITTAEHAIALMFAVARQLPAADTSTQAGKWEKSKFMGVEITGKTLGVIGAGNIGSIVCSRAIGLRMNVIAYDPFLSKERAQEMGVEKVELDDLLARADFITLHVPMTDKTRGILNKEALAKTKPGVRIINCARGGLVDEAALAEAIKSGHVAGAGFDVFEVEPATESPLFGLENVVCTPHLGASTTEAQENVALQVAEQMSDYLVKGAVSNAINMPSITAEEAPILKPFIRLADCLGAFVGQVTEGPIKEIEILFDGVTATMNTKALTSALLAGLIRPQVADVNMVSAPIMVKEKGIIVSEVKRDKTGVYDGYIKLTVTTETQTRSVAGTVFSDGKPRFIQIKGINMDADVGANMIYIANTDVPGMIGYMGTTLGEGGVNIANFQLGRDKQGGDAIALLYVDEKVKPEVLAKLTAHTAIRQAKPLVFNVD, encoded by the coding sequence ATGGCACCTCGCGTACTCGTATCTGACGAACTGTCGGAAACCGCCGTCCAAATCTTCCGCGATCGCGGCGTAGACGTCGATTTCATGCCGAAGCTCGGCAAGGACAAGGAAAAGCTCCTCGAGCTCATTCCGCAATATGATGGTCTTGCCATCCGTTCGGCCACCAAGGCGACCGAAAAGCTGATCGCGGCGGCGACCAACCTCAAGGTCATCGGCCGCGCCGGCATCGGCGTCGACAATGTAGACATTCCCGCCGCTTCCAAGCGCGGCATCATCGTGATGAACACGCCCTTCGGCAACTCGATCACGACCGCCGAACACGCCATCGCGCTGATGTTTGCCGTGGCCCGCCAGCTTCCCGCAGCCGACACCTCGACGCAGGCCGGCAAGTGGGAAAAGTCGAAGTTCATGGGTGTCGAAATCACCGGCAAGACGCTTGGCGTCATCGGAGCCGGGAATATCGGCTCCATCGTCTGCTCGCGTGCCATTGGCCTGCGCATGAACGTCATTGCCTACGATCCCTTCCTCTCCAAGGAACGCGCCCAGGAAATGGGCGTCGAAAAGGTCGAGCTGGACGATCTGCTCGCCCGTGCCGATTTCATCACGCTGCATGTGCCGATGACGGACAAGACGCGCGGCATCCTCAACAAGGAAGCGCTCGCGAAGACGAAGCCCGGCGTTCGCATCATCAACTGCGCCCGTGGCGGCCTGGTTGACGAGGCAGCGCTGGCCGAAGCCATCAAGTCCGGCCATGTCGCCGGCGCCGGCTTCGACGTGTTCGAAGTCGAACCCGCGACGGAGAGCCCGCTCTTCGGTCTGGAAAATGTCGTCTGCACGCCGCATCTCGGCGCATCGACCACGGAAGCACAGGAAAACGTTGCGCTTCAGGTCGCTGAGCAGATGTCGGACTACCTCGTGAAGGGTGCCGTCTCCAACGCCATCAACATGCCGTCGATCACGGCGGAAGAAGCGCCGATCCTGAAGCCCTTCATCCGGCTCGCCGATTGCCTTGGTGCTTTTGTCGGTCAGGTGACGGAAGGCCCGATCAAGGAAATCGAGATCCTGTTCGACGGCGTCACCGCCACGATGAACACCAAGGCGCTGACGAGCGCGCTGCTGGCCGGTCTCATCCGTCCGCAGGTCGCCGACGTGAACATGGTTTCGGCTCCGATCATGGTGAAGGAAAAGGGCATCATCGTTTCCGAGGTCAAGCGCGACAAGACGGGCGTCTATGACGGCTACATCAAGCTGACGGTGACGACCGAGACGCAGACGCGCTCTGTTGCCGGCACCGTCTTCTCCGACGGCAAGCCGCGCTTCATCCAGATCAAGGGCATCAACATGGATGCCGATGTCGGCGCCAACATGATTTACATCGCCAACACCGACGTCCCCGGCATGATCGGCTACATGGGCACGACGCTCGGCGAGGGCGGCGTCAACATCGCCAACTTCCAGCTCGGCCGCGACAAGCAGGGCGGCGATGCGATCGCGCTTCTCTATGTCGACGAGAAGGTTAAGCCGGAGGTTCTGGCCAAGCTGACCGCCCATACGGCGATCCGTCAGGCGAAGCCTCTGGTCTTCAACGTCGACTAA
- a CDS encoding long-chain fatty acid transport protein, with translation MTNKQFNFGLVAALGGVLCASTAFAGGFSRGDANTDVLFDGGKANIDAGFVYVSPQVKYDTINGQKTNDGRFTDDYWIPNIAVAVRPADVFGCALTYTQSFGAGASYGADARNAELTNSILAGGRANANYTISKGFTSNEYGATCDVKFDAGKGKFHVLGGLFLEDFSYTAQSLTGTLNLNDNGSVGYRLGAAYEIPEYAMRASVMYRSEVKHNAGGSYTFSSTALAANPLLPSRVSAAGAGTLPQSVKVYLQTGIAPDWLVYGSVEWTDWSVLQTLNYTVGTSPRSDKYYWNDGWTIQGGIGHKFNDTISGTLNVTWDKGVGSGADIQTDTWTFGAGALINAGPGQFKVGGGVTYITGGSQSVAKGATFNATTSGSWAYAVGASYNIKF, from the coding sequence ATGACTAACAAGCAATTCAATTTCGGTTTGGTAGCGGCTCTTGGCGGGGTTCTTTGCGCAAGCACCGCTTTTGCTGGCGGTTTCTCGCGCGGCGACGCTAACACGGATGTTCTTTTCGACGGCGGCAAGGCGAATATTGATGCCGGTTTCGTCTATGTTTCGCCGCAGGTCAAATATGACACGATCAACGGCCAGAAGACGAATGACGGTCGCTTTACGGATGACTACTGGATTCCCAATATCGCAGTGGCTGTTCGTCCCGCCGACGTATTCGGTTGCGCACTGACCTATACGCAGTCGTTTGGTGCCGGGGCATCCTACGGTGCCGATGCGCGCAATGCGGAACTGACGAATTCCATTCTCGCCGGCGGCCGCGCGAATGCCAACTACACGATCTCCAAGGGCTTCACCAGCAACGAATACGGCGCAACCTGCGACGTGAAGTTCGATGCAGGCAAGGGCAAGTTCCACGTCCTCGGCGGTCTCTTCCTGGAAGATTTCTCCTATACCGCCCAGTCGCTGACCGGTACGCTGAACCTGAACGATAACGGGTCGGTCGGCTACCGTCTCGGTGCTGCCTACGAAATCCCGGAATATGCGATGCGCGCCTCGGTCATGTACCGTTCCGAGGTCAAGCATAACGCTGGCGGCAGCTACACCTTCTCAAGCACCGCTCTGGCGGCCAACCCGCTGCTTCCGTCCCGCGTGTCTGCTGCCGGTGCCGGTACGCTACCGCAGTCCGTCAAGGTCTACCTGCAGACCGGTATCGCGCCTGACTGGCTGGTTTACGGCTCGGTCGAGTGGACCGACTGGAGCGTCCTGCAGACTCTGAACTATACGGTTGGCACCTCCCCGAGATCCGACAAGTATTACTGGAACGATGGCTGGACCATCCAGGGTGGCATTGGTCACAAGTTCAACGACACCATTTCCGGTACGCTGAACGTGACCTGGGACAAGGGCGTCGGCTCGGGCGCGGACATCCAGACCGATACCTGGACGTTTGGCGCGGGCGCTCTGATCAATGCTGGTCCCGGACAGTTCAAAGTGGGCGGCGGCGTGACCTACATCACGGGTGGCAGCCAGTCTGTGGCCAAGGGCGCTACGTTTAACGCCACGACGTCCGGAAGCTGGGCTTACGCGGTAGGCGCTTCGTACAATATCAAGTTCTGA